In Xiphophorus couchianus chromosome 8, X_couchianus-1.0, whole genome shotgun sequence, the following proteins share a genomic window:
- the purg gene encoding purine-rich element-binding protein gamma, with product MMMMMADGCCRGTERSRGKIPSDSLSRHAYPQQYIQAGAAQQGSDIQELASKRVDIQKKRFYLDVKQSVRGRFLKIAEVWIGRGRHDNIRKSKLTLSMSMAPALRYCLGDFIDYYARIGLRGSLAQTPQLAEEHGSNGQGRGHDARRKAREQHASPTGSVGSDDHAHRVLKSEFIERDNRKYFLDLKENQRGRFLRIRQTVSKGHGSMGYYGQGIEQTIVLPAQGLIEFRDALSQLIEDYGDEEVDEHGRLGSRTRLDNPELPEAASFRVDNKRFYFDVGSNRYGVFLKISEVRQPYRNTITVPLKAWARFGENFIRYDEEMRRIFSCHKEKRTEDRQDSIEQED from the coding sequence atgatgatgatgatggctgATGGGTGCTGCAGGGGAACGGAAAGAAGCAGGGGTAAGATCCCGTCCGATTCTCTGTCCAGACACGCGTATCCCCAGCAGTACATCCAGGCTGGAGCAGCGCAGCAGGGAAGTGACATTCAGGAACTGGCCTCAAAACGCGTTGACATCCAGAAGAAACGCTTCTATCTGGACGTGAAGCAGAGTGTGCGCGGTCGCTTCCTGAAGATAGCCGAGGTGTGGATCGGGAGAGGGCGTCATGATAACATCAGGAAGAGCAAGCTGACCCTGTCCATGTCAATGGCTCCGGCTCTGCGATACTGCCTGGGAGATTTCATCGATTATTACGCCCGAATCGGACTGCGGGGGAGCCTGGCCCAGACTCCCCAGCTGGCAGAGGAACACGGCAGCAACGGGCAGGGCCGCGGGCATGATGCTCGCAGAAAAGCGCGGGAGCAGCATGCATCTCCCACCGGCTCGGTAGGCTCCGATGATCATGCCCACCGAGTTCTCAAGAGCGAGTTCATTGAGAGAGACAACAGGAAGTACTTTCTGGACCTCAAGGAGAACCAGAGAGGTAGGTTCCTCCGCATACGACAGACCGTCAGCAAAGGCCACGGCTCCATGGGCTACTATGGCCAGGGCATCGAGCAGACCATCGTTCTGCCCGCACAGGGGCTCATCGAGTTCAGAGACGCCCTGTCCCAGCTCATTGAGGACTATGGAGACGAAGAGGTGGACGAGCATGGCCGACTGGGCTCCAGGACTCGCCTCGATAACCCCGAGCTACCGGAGGCAGCGTCCTTCCGAGTGGACAACAAACGCTTTTACTTCGATGTGGGCTCAAACCGCTACGgggttttcttaaaaataagtGAAGTGCGCCAGCCATACAGGAACACCATCACGGTCCCGTTGAAAGCCTGGGCTCGGTTCGGAGAAAACTTCATCAGGTATGACGAGGAAATGCGGAGGATCTTCTCATGCCACAAGGAGAAGAGGACAGAAGACCGACAGGACAGCATAGAGCAGGAGGACTGA
- the il6st gene encoding interleukin-6 receptor subunit beta isoform X2 translates to MWQHFPAGLFRSSTRSLAPPGSDVVTALGRDRACSLTALLRHSLFLTGSGRISTRRTGRDVTNRVATSRACFFLTGQFLKLLFSSGAVVMMSSMVLQLFGLAFVTSVLHGHEFSTHLVTAPDLPVVEIGTNFTATCVIVNTVEATADNLYWNLSESSVVPEKNYIKINESALAVTILISGEESEWLFCICKKNSPYVSLNKSKFIHGIYLKKAYPPRRVENLSCVAEQAGKMVSNTLNCKWDVVGGQTEDAKTNYTVMVQHDSGTYRSSTTILNTTFVDLGLFPHYMQLEVWVVAHNLLGTVESEHLKQDANEFVKTHPPSKVTAIPEEPFPNSLLIKWQHPIDDVRIKLTYQIRYCQSGSHAWSYIPLGDTDKVITSFRLQNLQPYSAYVIQMRCRNRDGNSGRWSNWSANETKTTPEDRPRSKPDLWQLSGGDHGKEVQIICKDPKHANGRITSFGLIPYTKNGRLEQEIILADQNQNSSESRVTLLKKISLADKQLVKVCVNANNSKGTSPEACLGIPVRSSERPTVEELKVWTQEGQMFVEWKRPNNTTVTEYVVEWARPGKTDWQRENKTTTRTAIKGSLEKFVRYNVSVYIIQSGRIRKLVHREAYLEQGAPEQGPTINKSYPAYDNARLVWDEIPLDKRRGFITNYNISYRKENEAPKSIPVPANKTSYTLTGLLGNTKYEVWISASTVAGSKNSNPHSFTTLRYAPGTIEGIVVGVSLGFLFFVLMALLLCFLKKDVLKENFWPQIPNPGESTIGNWSPDYPPKEETPKENCVSGVSVLDVGVCEVKLGFEEDKTSLSLKKGKYLSEEHSSGIGGSSCMSSPRQSVSDSDEGPDLADSTASTVQYSSVVASSGYKGQTPSSHSQHSIFSRSESTQPLLDSEEHPDVSLQEGCRQVQHPPRPSLFTGAENQNSMESDDFRLLGVEHHDFCPLREDTELTTEPDSLSADTESAAVSSYMPQLGGYRPQ, encoded by the exons ATGTGGCAGCATTTTCCAGCAGGTCTATTTCGCAGTTCTACCAGAAGTCTAGCGCCCCCCGGCTCTGATGTCGTTACGGCGTTAGGACGGGATAGAGCCTGCAGCCTAACGGCGTTATTACGACACAGTCTGTTCCTTACGGGAAGTGGGCGGATCTCAACTAGAAGAACTGGAAGGGACGTGACAAACAGGGTGGCTACAAGTAGGGCATGTTTTTTCTTAACTGGTCAATTTCTGAAGCTCCTGTTTAGCAGCGGGG CTGTCGTCATGATGTCTTCGATGGTGCTCCAGTTGTTTGGACTGGCTTTCGTCACCTCAGTGCTTCATGGTCACG AATTTAGCACCCACCTGGTGACTGCTCCTGATCTTCCAGTGGTGGAGATCGGGACTAACTTCACGGCTACATGCGTGATCGTCAACACGGTTGAAGCCACTGCCGACAATCTCTACTGGAATCTATCAGAATCATCCGTTGTACCTGAAAAAAACTACATCAAGATCAATGAATCAGCACTAGCTGTGACCATCCTCATCAGCGGTGAAGAATCTGAGTGGCTTTTCTGTATCTGCAAGAAAAACTCCCCCTATGTTTCTCTGaataaaagcaaatttattCATGGGATCTACCTGAAGAAAGCCT ATCCACCTCGGAGAGTGGAGAACCTGTCCTGTGTGGCAGAGCAGGCTGGGAAAATGGTCTCCAACACTTTAAACTGCAAGTGGGACGTGGTTGGTGGTCAGACTGAAGATGCCAAAACAAACTACACAGTGATGGTGCAACATGA TTCAGGCACATACAGAAGCAGCACAACAATCCTCAACACAACCTTCGTGGATCTGGGACTCTTTCCCCATTACATGCAACTGGAGGTTTGGGTGGTGGCTCATAATTTACTGGGAACAGTGGAGTCTGAACATCTGAAACAGGACGCCAATGAGTTTG TGAAAACACATCCTCCATCCAAAGTGACTGCGATTCCAGAGGAGCCTTTCCCTAACTCCCTTTTAATCAAATGGCAGCATCCTATTGATGATGTACGAATAAAACTGACTTATCAAATCCGATACTGCCAAAGTGGATCCCATGCCTGGAGCTAT ATACCTCTTGGAGACACCGACAAGGTCATAACTTCCTTCAGACTACAGAATCTTCAGCCGTACAGCGCTTATGTCATTCAGATGCGCTGCAGAAATCGAGACGGGAACTCGGGTCGCTGGAGCAACTGGAGTGCCAATGAAACTAAGACAACACCAGAGGATC GACCTAGAAGTAAACCAGATTTGTGGCAGTTGTCTGGGGGTGACCATGGTAAAGAAGTGCAGATCATTTGTAAG GATCCCAAGCATGCCAATGGAAGGATAACGTCATTCGGCTTAATTCCCTACACCAAGAATGGACGTTTGGAGCAGGAGATCATCCTggccgaccagaaccagaactccagTGAGAGCAGAGTCACTCTGCTGAAGAAGATTTCCTTGGCTGATAAACAGCttgtaaaagtgtgtgtgaatgccAACAATTCCAAGGGGACTTCTCCAGAGGCGTGTTTGGGCATCCCTGTCAGATCATCTG AACGACCAACGGTGGAAGAGTTGAAGGTGTGGACCCAGGAGGGTCAGATGTTTGTGGAATGGAAACGGCCAAATAACACCACTGTAACTGAATATGTAGTTGAGTGGGCAAGGCCTGGAAAAACAGACtggcagagagaaaacaaaaccaccACGAGGACCGCAATTAAAG GGAGCCTTGAGAAGTTTGTTCGCTACAACGTGTCAGTTTATATCATTCAGTCTGGAAGGATCAGGAAGCTGGTTCATAGAGAAGCCTATCTGGAGCAAGGAG CTCCAGAACAGGGCCCTACTATTAACAAGAGCTATCCAGCATATGATAATGCTCGGCTGGTATGGGATGAGATTCCACTGGACAAGAGGCGGGGCTTCATCACAAACTACAACATATCCTACAGAAAGGAGAACGAGGCCCCGA AATCGATTCCTGTTCCAGCTAACAAAACCTCTTACACTCTGACTGGACTGCTGGGCAACACCAAGTATGAAGTCTGGATCAGCGCTTCAACCGTGGCAGGCTCAAAAAACAGCAACCCTCACTCATTCACCACATTGAGATACG CTCCAGGAACGATTGAGGGCATCGTGGTGGGAGTCAGCCTGGGCTTCCTGTTCTTCGTTCTCATGGCTCTCCTGCTGTGCTTCCTGAAGAAGGATGT ATTAAAGGAGAACTTCTGGCCCCAGATTCCCAACCCTGGAGAGAGCACCATTGGAAACTGGTCTCCTGATTATCCTCCAAAG GAAGAGACCCCAAAGGAGAACTGTGTGTCTGGTGTGTCTGTGCTTGATGTTGGGGTGTGTGAGGTAAAGCTTGGCTTTGAAGAGGATAAGACCAGTCTGTCGCTGAAGAAGGGCAAATACCTGTCTGAGGAGCACAGCAGCGGGATCGGCGGCTCCTCCTGCATGTCCTCGCCGCGCCAGAGCGTTTCCGACAGCGATGAGGGCCCTGACCTCGCTGACTCCACGGCCAGCACTGTTCAGTACTCCTCTGTTGTGGCATCCAGCGGTTACAAGGGCCAGACACCCAGCTCCCATTCGCAGCATTCCATCTTTTCGCGGTCCGAGTCCACGCAGCCACTGCTGGACTCGGAGGAGCACCCAGATGTGTCGCTGCAGGAGGGATGCAGACAGGTCCAGCATCCTCCCAGGCCGTCACTGTTTACTGGTGCAGAGAACCAGAACAGCATGGAGTCTGATGACTTCAGGCTGCTGGGGGTGGAGCATCATGACTTCTGTCCCCTCAGAGAGGACACTGAGCTGACCACCGAGCCAGACAGCCTGTCTGCTGACACAGAGTCAGCAGCAGTGTCCAGCTACATGCCACAGTTGGGAGGTTACAGACCGCAGTAA
- the il6st gene encoding interleukin-6 receptor subunit beta isoform X3 translates to MMSSMVLQLFGLAFVTSVLHGHDPPRRVENLSCVAEQAGKMVSNTLNCKWDVVGGQTEDAKTNYTVMVQHDSGTYRSSTTILNTTFVDLGLFPHYMQLEVWVVAHNLLGTVESEHLKQDANEFVKTHPPSKVTAIPEEPFPNSLLIKWQHPIDDVRIKLTYQIRYCQSGSHAWSYVSIPLGDTDKVITSFRLQNLQPYSAYVIQMRCRNRDGNSGRWSNWSANETKTTPEDRPRSKPDLWQLSGGDHGKEVQIICKDPKHANGRITSFGLIPYTKNGRLEQEIILADQNQNSSESRVTLLKKISLADKQLVKVCVNANNSKGTSPEACLGIPVRSSERPTVEELKVWTQEGQMFVEWKRPNNTTVTEYVVEWARPGKTDWQRENKTTTRTAIKGSLEKFVRYNVSVYIIQSGRIRKLVHREAYLEQGAPEQGPTINKSYPAYDNARLVWDEIPLDKRRGFITNYNISYRKENEAPKSIPVPANKTSYTLTGLLGNTKYEVWISASTVAGSKNSNPHSFTTLRYAPGTIEGIVVGVSLGFLFFVLMALLLCFLKKDVLKENFWPQIPNPGESTIGNWSPDYPPKEETPKENCVSGVSVLDVGVCEVKLGFEEDKTSLSLKKGKYLSEEHSSGIGGSSCMSSPRQSVSDSDEGPDLADSTASTVQYSSVVASSGYKGQTPSSHSQHSIFSRSESTQPLLDSEEHPDVSLQEGCRQVQHPPRPSLFTGAENQNSMESDDFRLLGVEHHDFCPLREDTELTTEPDSLSADTESAAVSSYMPQLGGYRPQ, encoded by the exons ATGATGTCTTCGATGGTGCTCCAGTTGTTTGGACTGGCTTTCGTCACCTCAGTGCTTCATGGTCACG ATCCACCTCGGAGAGTGGAGAACCTGTCCTGTGTGGCAGAGCAGGCTGGGAAAATGGTCTCCAACACTTTAAACTGCAAGTGGGACGTGGTTGGTGGTCAGACTGAAGATGCCAAAACAAACTACACAGTGATGGTGCAACATGA TTCAGGCACATACAGAAGCAGCACAACAATCCTCAACACAACCTTCGTGGATCTGGGACTCTTTCCCCATTACATGCAACTGGAGGTTTGGGTGGTGGCTCATAATTTACTGGGAACAGTGGAGTCTGAACATCTGAAACAGGACGCCAATGAGTTTG TGAAAACACATCCTCCATCCAAAGTGACTGCGATTCCAGAGGAGCCTTTCCCTAACTCCCTTTTAATCAAATGGCAGCATCCTATTGATGATGTACGAATAAAACTGACTTATCAAATCCGATACTGCCAAAGTGGATCCCATGCCTGGAGCTATGTAAGT ATACCTCTTGGAGACACCGACAAGGTCATAACTTCCTTCAGACTACAGAATCTTCAGCCGTACAGCGCTTATGTCATTCAGATGCGCTGCAGAAATCGAGACGGGAACTCGGGTCGCTGGAGCAACTGGAGTGCCAATGAAACTAAGACAACACCAGAGGATC GACCTAGAAGTAAACCAGATTTGTGGCAGTTGTCTGGGGGTGACCATGGTAAAGAAGTGCAGATCATTTGTAAG GATCCCAAGCATGCCAATGGAAGGATAACGTCATTCGGCTTAATTCCCTACACCAAGAATGGACGTTTGGAGCAGGAGATCATCCTggccgaccagaaccagaactccagTGAGAGCAGAGTCACTCTGCTGAAGAAGATTTCCTTGGCTGATAAACAGCttgtaaaagtgtgtgtgaatgccAACAATTCCAAGGGGACTTCTCCAGAGGCGTGTTTGGGCATCCCTGTCAGATCATCTG AACGACCAACGGTGGAAGAGTTGAAGGTGTGGACCCAGGAGGGTCAGATGTTTGTGGAATGGAAACGGCCAAATAACACCACTGTAACTGAATATGTAGTTGAGTGGGCAAGGCCTGGAAAAACAGACtggcagagagaaaacaaaaccaccACGAGGACCGCAATTAAAG GGAGCCTTGAGAAGTTTGTTCGCTACAACGTGTCAGTTTATATCATTCAGTCTGGAAGGATCAGGAAGCTGGTTCATAGAGAAGCCTATCTGGAGCAAGGAG CTCCAGAACAGGGCCCTACTATTAACAAGAGCTATCCAGCATATGATAATGCTCGGCTGGTATGGGATGAGATTCCACTGGACAAGAGGCGGGGCTTCATCACAAACTACAACATATCCTACAGAAAGGAGAACGAGGCCCCGA AATCGATTCCTGTTCCAGCTAACAAAACCTCTTACACTCTGACTGGACTGCTGGGCAACACCAAGTATGAAGTCTGGATCAGCGCTTCAACCGTGGCAGGCTCAAAAAACAGCAACCCTCACTCATTCACCACATTGAGATACG CTCCAGGAACGATTGAGGGCATCGTGGTGGGAGTCAGCCTGGGCTTCCTGTTCTTCGTTCTCATGGCTCTCCTGCTGTGCTTCCTGAAGAAGGATGT ATTAAAGGAGAACTTCTGGCCCCAGATTCCCAACCCTGGAGAGAGCACCATTGGAAACTGGTCTCCTGATTATCCTCCAAAG GAAGAGACCCCAAAGGAGAACTGTGTGTCTGGTGTGTCTGTGCTTGATGTTGGGGTGTGTGAGGTAAAGCTTGGCTTTGAAGAGGATAAGACCAGTCTGTCGCTGAAGAAGGGCAAATACCTGTCTGAGGAGCACAGCAGCGGGATCGGCGGCTCCTCCTGCATGTCCTCGCCGCGCCAGAGCGTTTCCGACAGCGATGAGGGCCCTGACCTCGCTGACTCCACGGCCAGCACTGTTCAGTACTCCTCTGTTGTGGCATCCAGCGGTTACAAGGGCCAGACACCCAGCTCCCATTCGCAGCATTCCATCTTTTCGCGGTCCGAGTCCACGCAGCCACTGCTGGACTCGGAGGAGCACCCAGATGTGTCGCTGCAGGAGGGATGCAGACAGGTCCAGCATCCTCCCAGGCCGTCACTGTTTACTGGTGCAGAGAACCAGAACAGCATGGAGTCTGATGACTTCAGGCTGCTGGGGGTGGAGCATCATGACTTCTGTCCCCTCAGAGAGGACACTGAGCTGACCACCGAGCCAGACAGCCTGTCTGCTGACACAGAGTCAGCAGCAGTGTCCAGCTACATGCCACAGTTGGGAGGTTACAGACCGCAGTAA
- the il6st gene encoding interleukin-6 receptor subunit beta isoform X1, with protein MMSSMVLQLFGLAFVTSVLHGHEFSTHLVTAPDLPVVEIGTNFTATCVIVNTVEATADNLYWNLSESSVVPEKNYIKINESALAVTILISGEESEWLFCICKKNSPYVSLNKSKFIHGIYLKKAYPPRRVENLSCVAEQAGKMVSNTLNCKWDVVGGQTEDAKTNYTVMVQHDSGTYRSSTTILNTTFVDLGLFPHYMQLEVWVVAHNLLGTVESEHLKQDANEFVKTHPPSKVTAIPEEPFPNSLLIKWQHPIDDVRIKLTYQIRYCQSGSHAWSYVSIPLGDTDKVITSFRLQNLQPYSAYVIQMRCRNRDGNSGRWSNWSANETKTTPEDRPRSKPDLWQLSGGDHGKEVQIICKDPKHANGRITSFGLIPYTKNGRLEQEIILADQNQNSSESRVTLLKKISLADKQLVKVCVNANNSKGTSPEACLGIPVRSSERPTVEELKVWTQEGQMFVEWKRPNNTTVTEYVVEWARPGKTDWQRENKTTTRTAIKGSLEKFVRYNVSVYIIQSGRIRKLVHREAYLEQGAPEQGPTINKSYPAYDNARLVWDEIPLDKRRGFITNYNISYRKENEAPKSIPVPANKTSYTLTGLLGNTKYEVWISASTVAGSKNSNPHSFTTLRYAPGTIEGIVVGVSLGFLFFVLMALLLCFLKKDVLKENFWPQIPNPGESTIGNWSPDYPPKEETPKENCVSGVSVLDVGVCEVKLGFEEDKTSLSLKKGKYLSEEHSSGIGGSSCMSSPRQSVSDSDEGPDLADSTASTVQYSSVVASSGYKGQTPSSHSQHSIFSRSESTQPLLDSEEHPDVSLQEGCRQVQHPPRPSLFTGAENQNSMESDDFRLLGVEHHDFCPLREDTELTTEPDSLSADTESAAVSSYMPQLGGYRPQ; from the exons ATGATGTCTTCGATGGTGCTCCAGTTGTTTGGACTGGCTTTCGTCACCTCAGTGCTTCATGGTCACG AATTTAGCACCCACCTGGTGACTGCTCCTGATCTTCCAGTGGTGGAGATCGGGACTAACTTCACGGCTACATGCGTGATCGTCAACACGGTTGAAGCCACTGCCGACAATCTCTACTGGAATCTATCAGAATCATCCGTTGTACCTGAAAAAAACTACATCAAGATCAATGAATCAGCACTAGCTGTGACCATCCTCATCAGCGGTGAAGAATCTGAGTGGCTTTTCTGTATCTGCAAGAAAAACTCCCCCTATGTTTCTCTGaataaaagcaaatttattCATGGGATCTACCTGAAGAAAGCCT ATCCACCTCGGAGAGTGGAGAACCTGTCCTGTGTGGCAGAGCAGGCTGGGAAAATGGTCTCCAACACTTTAAACTGCAAGTGGGACGTGGTTGGTGGTCAGACTGAAGATGCCAAAACAAACTACACAGTGATGGTGCAACATGA TTCAGGCACATACAGAAGCAGCACAACAATCCTCAACACAACCTTCGTGGATCTGGGACTCTTTCCCCATTACATGCAACTGGAGGTTTGGGTGGTGGCTCATAATTTACTGGGAACAGTGGAGTCTGAACATCTGAAACAGGACGCCAATGAGTTTG TGAAAACACATCCTCCATCCAAAGTGACTGCGATTCCAGAGGAGCCTTTCCCTAACTCCCTTTTAATCAAATGGCAGCATCCTATTGATGATGTACGAATAAAACTGACTTATCAAATCCGATACTGCCAAAGTGGATCCCATGCCTGGAGCTATGTAAGT ATACCTCTTGGAGACACCGACAAGGTCATAACTTCCTTCAGACTACAGAATCTTCAGCCGTACAGCGCTTATGTCATTCAGATGCGCTGCAGAAATCGAGACGGGAACTCGGGTCGCTGGAGCAACTGGAGTGCCAATGAAACTAAGACAACACCAGAGGATC GACCTAGAAGTAAACCAGATTTGTGGCAGTTGTCTGGGGGTGACCATGGTAAAGAAGTGCAGATCATTTGTAAG GATCCCAAGCATGCCAATGGAAGGATAACGTCATTCGGCTTAATTCCCTACACCAAGAATGGACGTTTGGAGCAGGAGATCATCCTggccgaccagaaccagaactccagTGAGAGCAGAGTCACTCTGCTGAAGAAGATTTCCTTGGCTGATAAACAGCttgtaaaagtgtgtgtgaatgccAACAATTCCAAGGGGACTTCTCCAGAGGCGTGTTTGGGCATCCCTGTCAGATCATCTG AACGACCAACGGTGGAAGAGTTGAAGGTGTGGACCCAGGAGGGTCAGATGTTTGTGGAATGGAAACGGCCAAATAACACCACTGTAACTGAATATGTAGTTGAGTGGGCAAGGCCTGGAAAAACAGACtggcagagagaaaacaaaaccaccACGAGGACCGCAATTAAAG GGAGCCTTGAGAAGTTTGTTCGCTACAACGTGTCAGTTTATATCATTCAGTCTGGAAGGATCAGGAAGCTGGTTCATAGAGAAGCCTATCTGGAGCAAGGAG CTCCAGAACAGGGCCCTACTATTAACAAGAGCTATCCAGCATATGATAATGCTCGGCTGGTATGGGATGAGATTCCACTGGACAAGAGGCGGGGCTTCATCACAAACTACAACATATCCTACAGAAAGGAGAACGAGGCCCCGA AATCGATTCCTGTTCCAGCTAACAAAACCTCTTACACTCTGACTGGACTGCTGGGCAACACCAAGTATGAAGTCTGGATCAGCGCTTCAACCGTGGCAGGCTCAAAAAACAGCAACCCTCACTCATTCACCACATTGAGATACG CTCCAGGAACGATTGAGGGCATCGTGGTGGGAGTCAGCCTGGGCTTCCTGTTCTTCGTTCTCATGGCTCTCCTGCTGTGCTTCCTGAAGAAGGATGT ATTAAAGGAGAACTTCTGGCCCCAGATTCCCAACCCTGGAGAGAGCACCATTGGAAACTGGTCTCCTGATTATCCTCCAAAG GAAGAGACCCCAAAGGAGAACTGTGTGTCTGGTGTGTCTGTGCTTGATGTTGGGGTGTGTGAGGTAAAGCTTGGCTTTGAAGAGGATAAGACCAGTCTGTCGCTGAAGAAGGGCAAATACCTGTCTGAGGAGCACAGCAGCGGGATCGGCGGCTCCTCCTGCATGTCCTCGCCGCGCCAGAGCGTTTCCGACAGCGATGAGGGCCCTGACCTCGCTGACTCCACGGCCAGCACTGTTCAGTACTCCTCTGTTGTGGCATCCAGCGGTTACAAGGGCCAGACACCCAGCTCCCATTCGCAGCATTCCATCTTTTCGCGGTCCGAGTCCACGCAGCCACTGCTGGACTCGGAGGAGCACCCAGATGTGTCGCTGCAGGAGGGATGCAGACAGGTCCAGCATCCTCCCAGGCCGTCACTGTTTACTGGTGCAGAGAACCAGAACAGCATGGAGTCTGATGACTTCAGGCTGCTGGGGGTGGAGCATCATGACTTCTGTCCCCTCAGAGAGGACACTGAGCTGACCACCGAGCCAGACAGCCTGTCTGCTGACACAGAGTCAGCAGCAGTGTCCAGCTACATGCCACAGTTGGGAGGTTACAGACCGCAGTAA